The Montipora capricornis isolate CH-2021 chromosome 6, ASM3666992v2, whole genome shotgun sequence genome has a window encoding:
- the LOC138053311 gene encoding uncharacterized protein produces the protein MVVLSGDKDSSVVIMQRADYVNKLETMIEEGITNGKYMVTEDNTLKDLKYFQDFLTRNFKSSLPLNKNGYSIKSTTDFAERLSNRTVDDDDEVLVSYDVSSLFTEVPLGETIDHIIHEIYTYNKLPQLSSKLLFRRLLCNVTKNTVFSFNGKLYKQIDGCGMGNPLSPVLANIFMAKLEADVIRPLDPPFYDRYSHSVMNVKIEPDVSFGGHVVADEGYPLFLLSGYSKVKGYSSTIIIAVDYSFLTVQHPSIA, from the exons ATGGTGGTCCTCTCTGGCGATAAAGATTCATCTGTCGTCATTATGCAACGCGCCGACTAcgtcaacaaacttgaaactaTGATCGAAGAAGGCATCACTAACGGGAAATACATGGTGACTGAGGACAACacactaaaagacctcaaatattttcaagattttctgACCCGAAACTTCAAGTCATCTCTGCCACTGAATAAG AATGGATACAGCATCAAAAGTACCACCGATTTCGCTGAGCGTCTAAGTAACAGaactgttgatgatgatgatgaagtatTGGTCTCATATGATGTGTCCTCTCTCTTTACTGAAGTTCCGCTTGGTGAAACCATTGACCACATCATTCATGAAATTTACACCTACAACAAGCTACCACAACTCAGCTCAAAGTTACTCTTCAGACGCCTGCTCTGCAATGTCACCAAGAACacagttttcagttttaatGGCAAGCTATATAAACAAATCGATGGATGCGGCATGGGCAACCCACTATCTCCAGTCCTTGCAAACATTTTCATGGCTAAATTAGAAGCTGACGTAATCCGACCTTTAGACCCGCCATTTTATGATCG ATATAGCCATTCTGTGATGAATGTCAAAATAGAACCAGATGTGTCCTTTGGAGGTCATGTTGTTGCAGATGAAG GCTATcctctctttcttctttccGGATATAGCAAGGTCAAAGGTTATAGCTCCACCATAATTATCGCAGTTGATTATAGCTTCCTCACAGTACAGCATCCATCCATAGCATAA
- the LOC138053312 gene encoding uncharacterized protein — MRWNKEVNKVVMECFYRSKPFDEEGKPIRGYRQRLFREWRDREMFEATEQRVCDQTRVIRRNGWLSELELEAIKRQVEDECQDDLWEGQEVTVETETVEIDAGTGEEEINGAEDGIGDTEGDMNEKYRMIVDQLEEITREGRTCDGIMFKKVDKKVLRVQTDRVNEGIKYLQSKSITETNNLIRATSVWVAEQLGLKKAEHRKKNEPRWKRRIEGDIKRLKQEVNFLERESKGELGLKKKRKLSELNERYRVKSKGLKTKKIYAEFNGDGIRSNDVPNAEESKRFWADIWSAEKGHNREAEWPTDLKIVLENEEHLQDSVVISVEKARKQCRKMPNWKAPGKDGVQGYWIKKP; from the exons ATGAGATGGAACAAAGAAGTGAACAAGGTAGTGATGGAGTGTTTTTACAGAAGTAAGCCGTTTGATGAAGAAGGTAAACCTATTAGGGGATATAGACAAAGATTGTTTAGAGAATGGAGAGACAGGGAAATGTTTGAAGCAACGGAGCAACGTGTGTGTGACCAAACAAGGGTAATCAGAAGGAATGGCTGGCTATCAGAACTTGAACTGGAAGCAATCAAAAGACAAGTAGAAGATGAATGCCAAGATGACCTTTGGGAAGGGCAAGAAGTCACTGTGGAAACAGAGACAGTGGAAATTGACGCTGGGACAGGTGAAGAAGAAATAAATGGTGCAGAAGATGGTATCGGTGATACTGAAGGCGATATGAATGAAAAATACCGGATGATTGTTGACCAATTAGAGGAAATAACGAGGGAAGGAAGAACATGCGATGGCATTATGTTTAAGAAAGTAGATAAGAAAGTTTTGAGGGTTCAAACAGATAGAGTAAATGAAGGGATTAAGTATTTGCAAAGCAAGAGCATTACAGAAACGAATAATTTGATCAGGGCTACAAGTGTGTGGGTCGCAGAACAGTTGGGATTGAAGAAAGCAGAGcataggaaaaaaaatgaaccaAGATGGAAACGAAGGATTGAGGGAGATATAAAGAGGCTGAAACAAGAGGTCAACTTTCTGGAAAGGGAATCAAAAGGAGAACTGGGATTGAAGAAAAAACGTAAATTGAgtgaattaaatgaaagatACAGAGTGAAAAGTAAGGGGTTGAAAACT AAGAAGATATATGCAGAATTCAATGGAGATGGGATAAGATCGAATGATGTGCCAAATGCGGAAGAAAGTAAAAGGTTTTGGGCCGATATTTGGAGCGCTGAAAAAGGGCATAACCGAGAGGCAGAATGGCCGACAGATTTGAAAATTGTGCTGGAGAATGAAGAACATCTTCAAGACAGCGTGGTCATAAGTGTAGAGAAGGCAAGAAAACAATGTAGAAAGATGCCCAACTGGAAAGCTCCAGGGAAGGATGGTGTTCAAGGTTATTGGATTAAGAAACCTTAG